A region from the Vigna radiata var. radiata cultivar VC1973A unplaced genomic scaffold, Vradiata_ver6 scaffold_1317, whole genome shotgun sequence genome encodes:
- the LOC106754476 gene encoding putative glycine-rich cell wall structural protein 1: MASSKVLGVAFFALFILDLAFAARAPERAPVGGGGGGGGGGGGRNGGSGLGFGSGIGGGRNGGGGGGGGGGGGSGGSGGGSGGGWGSGVGSGRGGQGGGGGGGGGGGGGGSNGGSGGGSGWGWGGGGGGHKKSPSPSQ, translated from the coding sequence ATGGCAAGCTCTAAGGTCTTAGGGGTtgctttctttgctttgttcatTCTCGACCTTGCATTTGCTGCCAGGGCCCCAGAAAGGGCTCCTGTCGGAGGAGGTGGGGGTGGCGGAGGAGGGGGTGGCGGTAGAAATGGTGGTTCTGGGTTAGGGTTTGGCTCCGGTATTGGTGGCGGTAGGAatggtggtggaggtggaggaggtggtggaggtggaggtTCCGGTGGTTCTGGTGGAGGAAGTGGTGGAGGATGGGGTTCCGGTGTAGGAAGTGGAAGAGGAGGACaaggtggaggtggaggtggcggtggtggtggaggtggcgGAGGTAGTAATGGAGGTTCTGGAGGTGGGTCAGGTTGGGGTTGGGGTGGGGGTGGAGGAGGACATAAAAAGTCCCCTTCCCCTTCACAATAA